The genome window CCGCCGAATAGAGAGTGAAAGGCGTTCCTGCACTCCTCCATGGCGAATGCCAGGTCGCCTCCTATATTTGCGCATCCTTTGGGTAGTCTGTTCACACGCCCTCGCTCCTTTCCAACCCTGTTCGCTTTAACCAAATGACATGCTAGCATAGTGTTTCGGCCCTCGGCATGATATCATTCTATTGCGCACGTGTAAAGGTCTCTCGACAGAAGGACGGGAGAGATATACACTTTGTGCGGGAGGCTGTTGCATGGCTAAGAGAGAGGCTGCAAGGTACTTCTGTTCCGTGTGCGGCGCGTCCTCCGCCTCCTGGGCGGGGCGATGCCCTTCGTGCGGAGAGTGGGGTACGCTGGAGAAAGGAGTCGCCGAGGCGTCCGACGGCTCGCGCGCTGCAGGGAGCGTTGTCGCCAGGCGAATCAGGGCGACTGACGCTGTCCCTCGGTCGCGTGTCTCGTCGGGCTTCGACGACTTGGACCGGGTGCTTGGCGGCGGCTTCGTCCCCGGGGGGGTCTACCTCCTGGGGGGGCAGCCCGGCATAGGAAAATCGACCCTGCTTCTGCAGACCTGCGGAAAGATGACCGAGCGGGGCGCCCCTGCGCTCTACATCTCCGGGGAGGAGTCCGAGGCGCAGATAGCGATGCGCGCCAAGCGCCTGGAGGTACTATCGGACGACCTCATCCTGGTCTGCACCGGCGGTATTGCCGGCGCTCTCGAGGCTCTGCCGGGAATGAGCTTCATGGTGGTCGACAGTGTGCAGGCCATGAGCGTGGAGGGGGAGAGCGGCTGGCCGGGGAGCCCCGCGCAGGTGCGAGCCGTGGCGCAGATGTGCATATCCGCGGCGAAAGACCTCGGGATCCCGGCCGTGCTGGTTGGCCACATCACGAAGGAGGGGCGCATAGCGGGCCCCATGCTGCTTGAGCACATGGTGGACGCGGTGCTCTCCTTCTCGGGGGAGGACTACTCCCCCTACAGGATGCTGCGGGCGGTGAAGAACAGGTATGGCAGCACGGAGGAGCTCGGCGTATTCGAGATGAGCGAATCGGGGCTCGCCCCCGTGCAGGACGTGAGCGGGCTCTACTGGAACAGGTCGCCCGAGACCGTCCCCGGAGTTGCGATGACCGTCGCGGTGGAGGGTAGCCTTCCGCTGATCGCGGAGATCCAGTCCTTGGCCGTTGCCACTGCCTTTCCGTATCCCAAGCGCACGGGAAGAGGTGTGGACGTCAACAAGATGCAGCTCTTCTCGGCCGTTTTGGAGAAGCGCTGCGGGGTGGGCTGTTCCCTGTTCGACATATACGTCAACATAGCCGGGGGGCTTCAGCTGAGGGAGCCGGCGGCCGACCTCGCGATCTGTGCGGCGCTGGCATCTTCGGTCCGCGACGAGCCCCTTCCCGCCGACTGCGTCTTTTTAGGAGAAGTTGGACTGGCGGGAGAGGTTCGCCCGGTGGTCAGGCTGGGCCGCAGGCTGCAGGAGGCGGCCAGGCTCGGCTTCAAAAAAGCGGTGATAAGCTCTCGCGAGAGGGAGTCGGGGAGGAAGCCTCCCCTCGAGACGATCCGTGCCTCTACCCTCAAAGAGGCTCTTAAGGCGGTGATTGGATGAGAAAGTATTTCATGCTGGTCGTGCTCCTGCTGCTCGCCTCGGGGCTCGGCGCCTCGCCCGCCCTTTCGGGGGAGAGGGGAGCGGTGTTCACCGCGCCGCTTGAGGGCACGGTCGGAGTGTCGATGGAGGTCTTCGCCGCCGGGGTTTTGGCGCGTGCGGCGGAAGAGGGGGCCGGACTGTTGGTCTTCACCATGGATACGCCGGGTGGCTTGGTAAGCTCGATGAGGGCCATGACCGCGGCGATACTCGACTCCCCCGTCCCTGTGGTTGTCTGGGTGTCCCCGGAGGGTGCGAGGGCGGCGTCGGCGGGCGCCTTCATTCTTCAGGCGGCGCACATCGCGGCGATGGCCCCCGGCACCAACGTCGGGGCGGCCCAACCGGTCATGGCCTCGGGTCAGGACGCCCCCGAGGAGGACATGAAGAAGAAGATAACCAACGATCTTGCCGCGCACATGAGGTCCCTCTCCCAGCTCAGAAGGCGAAACCCGGACCTGGCCGAGCGCATGGTCACGAACAGCGTCTCTCTCACGGCGGAGGAGGCGTTGGCCGGAGGACTGACCGACCTCGTCGCGCCTAGCCTGGAGTCGCTGCTTACCGCGGTGAACGGCAGGAGCGTGCTGATGAAGGGGGAGGAGAGGGTTGTGTCGTTCGACCCGTCCCTCGTAGTGGAGCTCTCCATGTCCCCCCGCGAGAGGGTGCTTCAGTTTATCTCCAGCCCGGACATAGCCTACATGCTGCTGTCGGCCGGTATCCTGATGATAGTGCTGGAGGTGCTGTCGCCGGGTGGCTTCGTGCTTGGTACGGCAGGTGCCGTGATGGTCCTTTTGGGCGCTTTCGGCCTCAGGATGCTGCCCTTCAACTGGGCGGGAGTTGTGCTCCTGGTCGCGGGCATCGGAGTGCTCGTACTGGACCTGATGGTCGGAGGCATGGGCGTCCTAAGCCTGTTCGGACTGGCGTCGCTGGTCACGGGCGGGCTGATCCTGTTCAGAGCACCGGGAGGTGAGCTGTTGAACGTGTCGATGAGCGTAATTGGCGGCATGAGCCTCGCCTTCGGTATCTTCTTCATAGGGGCGCTCTTCCTCGTGGTTCGCTCGCACGGGAGGAGGCCGGTCTCAGGTGTGGAGGGAATGATAGGCAGGAGGGCGGTCGTTGTGGAGGAGCTTGACCCCGACGGGATGGTCAGCTGCCATGGAGAGATGTGGAGGGCGAGGGGCGTCGGAGGCGCTGTCTTCGCAAGGGGAGAGGAAGTAGTCGTGTCGGATATGGAAGGGTTCACGCTGCTGGTTCGTGATTCCGCCCGGGAAGGAACGCCAGAAGCGTATATCGAGTCTGTCAAGGAGGTTTGATCGACATGTTTGACCTTTTGGATCTGCTGTTCAGCCTGGGGACGTCGTTCGGGTTTCTGCTTATCCTGGTTTTCCTCCTTACGTCCGCGATCAAGATCGTCCCCGAGTATCAGCGACTGGTGGTCTTCAGGCTCGGGCGCCTGGTCGGCGCCAAGGGGCCGGGAATGGTGCTGGTGATACCCGTCATCGACAGGATCGTCAGGGTGGACATGCGCGTTGTCACTCTGGACGTGCCGGTGCAGGAGGTAATAACCAGGGACAACGTGCCGATAAAGGTGAACGCAGTGGTCTACTTCCGCGTGATGGACCCGTCCTTCTCGGTCGTCGAGGTGGAGAACCACGTCCTCGCCACCAGCCTCCTGTCGCAGACGACTCTGCGCTCGGTCATAGGCTCGGTGGACCTGGACGAGGTTCTGTCGTCGAGGGAGAAGATCAACAGCGAGCTTCAGAAGATAATCGACGAGAGGACCGACTCGTGGGGGATCAAGGTCAGCGCGGTCGAGCTGAAGGAGCTTGAGCTGCCCGAGAGCATGAAGCGCGCGATGGCCAAGCAGGCGGAGGCCGAACGCGAACGCCGGGCGAAGATAATAAACGCCGAGGGAGAGCTCCAGGCCGCGGAGAAGCTGAGCGAGGCGGCCACGCAGATGGAGAGGTCGCCGATAACGCTGCAGCTTCGCTACCTGCAGACGATGCGGGAGGTGAGCGTGGCGGACAAGGCGACCACAACAATCTTCCCGCTGCCGCTGGACCTGGTGAGGCCCTTTATTGACCTCTTTGCCGGCCGGGAGAAGAAAGACTGATACAAGTAATAATCGCAGGATTCGAGGAGGAAGGTACATGGGCTACGATTTTCGATCCATCGAGCTGAAATGGCAGAAGAAGTGGGAGGGCGAGGGCACATTCAACGCGGACGCCGATCCGGGACGGGAGAAGTTCTACTGTCTGGAGATGTTCCCCTACCCGAGCGGCGCGCTCCACATGGGGCACCTTCGGAACTACTCGATAGGGGACATGCTTACGCGTTTCTTGTGGAAACGCGGCCTGAACGTGCTTCACCCCATCGGCTTCGACGCCTTCGGCATGCCTGCCGAAAATGCGGCCATAAAGAGCAAGACCCCCGCGCACAAGTGGACGTGGGACAATATCGAATACATGACCGAGCAGCTCAAGAGGATGGGGTGCAGCTACGACTGGCGGCGCAGGATCGAGACTTGCAACCCTGACTACTACAGGTGGACCCAGTGGATCTTCCTCCAGTTTCTGAAGAAAGGACTGGCCTACAGGAGGAATGCCCCCGTCAACTGGTGCGAGAGCTGCGGTACAGTACTGGCCAACGAGCAGGTGATAAACGACGGTCGGTGCTGGAGGTGTGACTCGCTGGTCGAGAAGCGGAACCTAGAGCAGTGGTTCCTCAAGATAACAGATTACGCTCTGGAGCTCCTGGACGACCTCGACAACCTGCCCGGCTGGCCGGAGAAGGTCAAGACAATGCAGCGCAACTGGATAGGCCGGTCGGAGGGGGCCCGTCTCTCCTTCACCGAGAGGACGACAGGAACCGTGATCGAGACCTTCACCACTCGCTTCGACACGATCTTCGGCGTGACCTTCCTCGCTCTCGCGCCGGAGCACCCGTTCGTCGAGAGGATGTGCGAGGTCTCCCCCAAGGCGGATGAGATCAGGGCGTTCGTCCGGAGCTGCGCCGCCCAGAGCGCGATAGAGAGGATGGCGGTCGGGGGAGAGAAGGAGGGGCTCTTCACCGGCTTCAATGCGGTCAACCCGGCGACCGGCGAGGAGGTCCCGATCCTGATCGCAAACTACATCCTGATGGACTACGGTACCGGGGCAATAATGGGCGTGCCTGCGCATGACCAGAGGGACTTCGAGTTTGCGCGAAAGTATGGCATCCCGGTGAAGGTCGTGATACAGCCTTTGGACGAGACTCTCGACGGGGATTCGATGGAGGTCGCCTTCGAGGACGACGGCCTGACCTGCAACTCCGGGGAGTTCGACGGCATGCCCACCGCAGAGGCGATCCCCGCCATGATTGACTGGGGTGTGGAGCACGGTTATTGCGAGAAAGAGGTGAACTTCCGACTTCGCGACTGGCTGATATCGCGCCAGAGGTACTGGGGTGCGCCCATCCCGGTCGTCCACTGCGATTACTGCGGCACGGTCCCCGTGCCGGAGGAGGATCTTCCCGTGCTTCTGCCAACTGAGGTGAAGCTGACCGAGAGCGGCAGGTCGCCCCTTGCGGACGATCCCGACTGGCTCTCCGTCCCCTGTCCCAAGTGCGGCAAGCCGGGCCGACGCGAGGCGGACACCATGGATACCTTCATCTGCTCTTCCTGGTACTTCTTCCGCTACTGCTCGGCCCGCGACGACACATCGGTCTTCAACACGGACGAGGCCAACTACTGGATGCCGGTCGACCAGTACATAGGCGGCATAGAGCACGCGTGCCTCCACCTGATCTACGCCCGCTTCTTCACCAAGTTCTTCGCGGACCTGGGGCTGTCCCGCGCGCGCGAGCCCTTCACCAACCTGCTGACCCAGGGCATGGTCATCAAGGATGGGGCCAAGATGTCCAAGTCGCTGGGCAACGTAGTGGACCCCAACGATATAATCAAGGTCCACGGCGCGGACACGGCGAGGCTCTTCATACTGTTCGCCGCCCCGCCCGCCAACGACCTCGACTGGAGCGAGCACGGGGTGGAGGGGGCGCATCGCTTCCTCAACCGGGTGTGGCGGCTGGTGGAGGAGAACCTTCCTCTGTTGAAGGCCGAATGCGCAGGGATCCCGATGAGCGCACTCGAGGACAGAAACCTTCGGGATATGAAGAGAAAGATCCACAGCACGATTCAGACCGTGACCCAGGATATTTCCGGCGAGAAGCAGTTCAACACCGCTGTAGCCCGGCTGATGGAGCTGCTTAACGCCCTGTTGGCCTTCGAGCGCGAGGGGGAGGCGGAGAGGTCGCTTTTCCGCGAGGGAGTGGAGACTCTGCTCGCATGTCTGAACCCGTTCTGCCCTCACATCACGGAGGAACTCTGGGAGATGACGGGGCACGATGAACCGCTGGCGATGTCCCCTTGGCCCGAGGCGGACGAGGATGCGCTGGAGATGGACTCGGTGACGGTGGTCGTCCAGATAAACGGCAAGCTGCGCGAGAGGACGGAGCTCCCGTCGGGATTGTCGAAGGAGGAGCTGCAGGAGAGGGTACTCGCCCTTCCGTCCGTCGTCAGGAGGCTTGAGGGGAAGCAGATTCTGCGCACCGTGGCCGTGCCGGACAGGCTTGTTAACATAGTGGTGAGGAATTAGTGCCCCATCTGAGGGTCATATCGTCAGGCGGCGCCTCCAGCAGAAGGCTTCTGGCCTCCGAGCTGGAGGCGCTCAAGAAAAAGGGACGGGCCCATGCGAGCACTCGCGAAGGTGGCGATTGGCACGAGATAATCTCCGCGGGGCAGACCATGGGGCTGTTCGAGGAGAGGCGGGTCACTGTGGTCGAGTCCGCCGAGAAGCTCGGCCCCTTCCCGGACGAGCTGATAGCGGGCCTCGAGGACGAGGATGCGGTCGAGGTCCTGCTTCTCGTCTACGAGAAGGATCCGGGAAAGACCTTCCCCCCCGCCGCCAAGAAGAAGATGTCGTTCGTCAAGGGGGAGTCGGTCCCATACTGGTCATCCCAGAGGAAAAGATGGCTGCTGGACATAGCGAGAGGGCAGGGGGCGGTGCTCGATGACGCCGCCGCCGCCCTGTTGGTGGAGCTCCTGGACGATCCGGAGGAGGTGCGTACGGAGCTCGACAAGCTGACCGGCTACGCGGACGGCGCCCGCATAGACGCAGACATGGTAAAGCGCCTCTCCTTCGACGAGGGGAGAAACCTGATGCTCAAGTTCCTCGACTCCTTCTGCCAGGGCAGGGCCTCCGACGTGCTGGCCCTCATGGAGCGGTTCAAGAGGGAGCCCTCCGTTCTGCCGCTTCTCACGGGCCTGTACAACAGGATCAGGCCCGCCTTCTACCTCGGGGCTCTCCCTCCCGCCGCGGCCGCCAGGGCCATGAGGGCCCTCAAGATCAACGATTATCCTATCAGGATGGCGAAGGAGGCTCTTCGGCACTACTCGCCAAGCGCCCTGTCCGAGCTCGCCTTCGGACTAGTCGCCCTATCGTGGAGGGAGAAGTCGACCCTCGCGGAGGGATGGCCGGGCTTCGAGGTCCTCGTGTTGAAATGCATGGGCGAAGCGGGAAGCGGGGGATAGGACAAAAAAAAGCTGAACGTTTTGCTCGTTCAGCTGGGTTCCTGGTCTGTCAAAGGGTGTTCCTATTCGGGTTGCTCCACAGCGGAGAGCCCTTTGACCTTCTTGGTGATCATGGATTTTCTTCGCGCCGCCGTGTTTCTGTGCATTACTCCCTTCACGACAGCCTTGTCGATAACGCTCTGGGCGACTGCAAGTTGCGTCAGGGCAAGAGCCTCGTCTCCGCCTTCGACCGCTTTCAGGACTTTTTTAACGGCGTTCTTGCAACGAGTCTTCCAGAACCGATTGTAAAGCCTGTTCCTTTCGTTTGTCCTCATTCGTTTGATCGCTGATTTCGTATTCGGCATGTTGTTCACCTCCTCCCGACACAACCGCGCCATTTTAGCACGGTTTAGGATGCTTATGCAAGAGAGAGCCGGGCGAAATTTTTAGCCTTCCCGGTCTCCGCATCGCAGGGCTCGATTCCGATCTACGCTGGCGATGGTCGGAATAGCAGTGTTTTTGGTGTATTATATTGCGACGCTTGGCAGGATATATGAGAATAGGAGAGAAAAGTGTGAAAAAAAGGCCTGTGATCGATAAGAATGAACTATACAGCCTGCTGCTGGACTTTGTGAGGATTCCAAGCGTGTCTCCGTCGATGGAATTCGAGAACAAGGCGGCCCGGTTTATATACGACAGGCTGGCGCGCTTGCCCTATTTCAGGGAACATCCGGAGGACCTCCGGCTTCTCCCGCTCGAGGACGATCCTTATGAAAGGCACTTTCTCGCCGCCATGGTGCGAAGCCGAAACACGACGGGGAACACGGTGCTCCTGGGAGGACATTTCGACGTCGTGACCGTGGCTTCCTGTGGCGATCTTGCCCATTTCGCCTTCGATCCGGAGGAATACACCGCTCGTCTTGACGCCGATTCCCTTCTGGAAGGGGCAGCGCGGGATCTGGGGAGCGGAGAATGGCTTTTCGGACGTGGCGTGGCCGATATGAAAAGCGGCCTCGCGGCGGGGATCGCCCTCCTGGAAGGAGCGGCGGCGAGCGCCGAGTGGCTTTACTCCAATATCATGCTGATCGCCGTTCCCGACGAGGAGGTGAACTCGACCGGGATGCTCTCGGCAGCTCAGCACCTGGCACGTCTGCAGAGAGACGAAGGGCTGAGATATCTCGGCTTCATAGAGCTGGAACCGACATTTGCCCCGGGAGACGGCGGGGGGCCCGCCATATATCTCGGCACCATCGGGAAGATAAACACCTTCTTCTTCTGCGCCGGGAAGGAGACGCACGTCGGGGAGTATTACGAGGGCTTCGGGGCCTCGCAGGTCCTGTCCCGGATCAACCTTGAGCTTGAAGGAAACCCTCGCTATTCGGATACCTTCGAAGGCGTCATTTATCCCCCCTTCGGCTGCATGCGCCAGTCCGACCTCAGGGATGAGTACTCGGCTACGATCATGTCTCGCGGTTTCTCCTTCTACGGATATTTGACGTCCACTAAACTCCCGGTCGAGATTTTGGAGGAGATAAAAGACGTGGCGAAACGGGCCGTGGCGGACAGCGTTTCTTCACTGGATCGGAATGCGACGGAGTTCGCGCGGTCGAGCGGACGTGAGACGGATTTTCAAAGGTGGAAACCTACCGTCGTCTCATTCCGGGAGCTCGAGGAGACGGTCAGGCAAAAGTTGGGAGGGGAGTTCGACTCGCTGGTCGAGGACACCCTTGCCGCAACGGCCTCCACGGACGATACAAGGATGAAGGCGATAAGGCTCGTCGAAAGATTGTTCGAGGCGGGTGGGCTGAGGCCACCTCTGGTGGTTGTCGGATTCCTGCCTCCGTGGTACCCTCACAGGGCCAATTACAATCTCACCGACGCAGAGCGCGATATGGTGCGTATATCCGGGGAAATCGCGGCCGAGGCTCGTGAGCGGCACGGTATCCAGCTTGAAATCCGCCCGTTTTTCGAGGGCGTCTCGGATCTGAGCTACTGCGGTTTCCAAGGAGATGCCAAGGAGATGGAGGCGTTCGCCCGAAACATGCCGGGTTGGAGAAGGCTTTACAGTTTGCCGACCGAGGCGTTGGGGGAACTGGATATCCCGATCCTTAACTTCGGGCCCGTGGGCAGGGATGCCCATAAAAATACAGAGAGGCTTCACTTGCCCTTCTACCTGGACGTCTACCCGAAGCTGCTGTGCAGTGCGGTGGCAAAGGTGTCGGAGCGGGGCGGTCTCTGACTTAAGCGGGCCGGATACGTGTGCGCCGGCCGGAAATAGGGGGCAGGCTCTATGTTGGTTCCGTCGATGGACTCCGTTTTTGGCCCGGACGGCGTACTCAAGGGAAGATTTCCAGGTTTTGAATACAGAGAGGAGCAGGCCGAGCTGGCAGAGGCGGTCGGCGAGGCTCTGTCCACGGATGAGTCATTCATCCTGGCGGCCGAGGCACCTCCGGGGGTAGGCAAGACCTTCGCCCTGCTGGCCCCAGCCATGCTTCGCGCGGCCGCGACCAATGAGACGATCCTCTTCCTCACGGCCAGCATCCCCCTGCAGGAGCAGCTGATAATAAAGGACCTGCCTCGCCTCAACTCTCTGCTGGGGCTGAGCCTGCCCTTCGGCCTTTTAAAGGGCAAGGGCAACTACGCCTGCCTCTCCAGGGCCGAGGAGGTCTATGAAGGAGAGGACGGACGCCAGGGGTACCTTTCACAAGGCGACGGAGGGCTGGCCTCGATGGAGATCGCGGAATGGTTGAGCAGAACCGTCACAGGCGATCTCTCGGAATTGCCCCTTTCTCCCGATTCTCCGGCCGTGAGCAGGATTGCCGCCTTTCCACGCATGTGCAGGGGGTTTCGGTGCCCCAGGCGAGGTGAGTGCTTCGTGCAGAGGGTCCTGAAGGCGGCGAAGGACTGGCGGGTCGTAGTGGCGAACTACCATCTCTTCTTCTCTTACCTCCTCGCCGCCGGGAAGCCCTTCCCCGTGCATTACGACATCCTGATATGCGACGAGGCCCATCGTCTGAGCGAGGCGGGACGCTCGTCCATGACCGTATCGGCCTCGGACGACGATATGGCGCGGCTGCTGCGCGCCCGTTCTTTCACGGAGGCATTGGCGGATATCGAGAAGGGGGGAAGGGATATCGCTCCGGCCCTCTCTCTCTCCACGGAGATAAGGGAGGAGTCCGCCCGTTTCTTCGAGCTGCTCGACGCTCTTCTGCCCGGAAGGAAGGAGATAATAACCGCACGCAACGAGGAGCTGCTCCAGGGACAGAGGATCCTATCGGGGAAGGTGGCGGACCTTCTGGCCTTTCTCGAACCCTTCCTGACGGGCGATGAAGTCCTGGATGGCGTGGACGACGGTGGACAGCCGGCATGGCTCGAGGAGTGCAGAAGGGCGAAGAGGAGCCTCGCCTGGTGCACGGAGGTGACCGAGTACCCGTCCTGGGCCTACTGGAAGAGTGATAGATCGCTTCACAGTTCGCCCGTATCCCCGGGGGAGGAGCTGTCGGCCGCGCTCTTATCGTCCCCCGCGAAAAAGATGATCTTTATCTCCGCGACCTTGACGATAGGGGAGAGGCTCGACTACTGGAGCAGGGAGACGGGGATAGTTCCCGACAGGCTGTTCGTCTGCGGGTCGCCCTTCGAACTGGCCGAACAGATGGAGATCATAGTCGTCGACACGGGGCTTGACGTCATGAACCCCGCCTACGACGGTACCATATGCAGGGTGGTGGAGAAGCTGGTGGAGGCAAACGGCGGCGCCACCTTGGTGTTGCTGGCCTCCCACAGGCTGTTGCGCAAGGTCGCGGGGGTTCTGAAGGGAAAAAAAAGAGGCTACAGGGTGCTTGTCCAGGGAGAGGGGCCCAGGAGCGATCTGCTTGAGGCGTTCAGAGACGATCCGTCGTCGGTGCTGGTGGGCACTGCCTCCTTCCGCGAGGGAGTGGACATCCCCGGAGAGGGGCTGACCCAGGTCATCATCGATAGGATACCCTTCCCGCATCCCGCGGACCCTCTTGTGCAGGCTCGAAACGCCCTTGAAGGCAGGGAGTCGTTCGCTCGCTCTACCCTTCCGGAGGCGAAGATGCTGCTCAGGCAGGCGGCCGGCAGGCTGATAAGAAGCCGGGATGACCGAGGAAAAGTGGCGATCCTGGACGGCAGGGTTCTGAGCAAGACCGAGTGGAGGATCCCGGCGGCTCTTCCGAAGGTTAAATATCGGCGGCTGGTCGTATCCTCTTGAAGAGTTTGTAACCGGAGAGAGGGCACACTGGGGACGACGACCGGAGCCGCCGGTGTCCTCCGTGCCCCAGTCGCGGGACAGCCGCGGATACGACTGATTGGGATGAAAATCCTGTTGCCCGCGACGAGGGTGTGTGATATAGTATCGAAGCTGAAAAAACGCCGTCCAAGACGGCTTGCTTTTATCGTTGTCAGGAGGTGTCGTCGTTGAAACGTACGTTCCAGCCGCATAACAGGCCGAGAAAAAGGAAGATGGGTTTTCTCGCCAGATCGAGTTCGCCCGCGGGCCGTCGCATACTCCGGAACCGCAGGAGAAAGGGCCGCTCCAGACTGGCCGTGTAGCCTTTGAGGTTCTTCTTCCCTCAGTCTTCTCGCCTGAAAAGAGGGTGGGAGTTCGACGTTGTCATCCGCACCGGTGGTCTGCTGAGAGGCGAACTGGTGCGGTTGTCGTTTGTGAAAGGCGTGGAGGGCAAAATCAGAGTGGGCATGGCTGTGGGAAAGAGGCAGGGAAAGTCTCACGAGAGGAACAGAGGGCGAAGGATGCTCAGGGAGGCCTTTCGCAGGCTGTTGCCTTGGATGCGCGACGACGTGTGGATCGTGGCTCGCCTGAGCCGTGCGGGCATGAAATCCGGGGCCAGGGAGATCTACGAGGAGCTGTCAAGGCTTCTGGCAAAGGGCGGATTTATGCTTCCTGAATGGCCGGGTCCGAACTGGGACGATCCCTCGAAAGGCGTGGCGGAGCAATGACGCCGGCCTCGTGGACCGGAGTGAAGCTCATCAGGGGCTACCAGCTTTTTATCTCCCCCCTGCTAGGACATAACTGCAGGTTTCATCCGACGTGTTCGCAGTACGCGATCGACGCCCTGACCATGCATGGCTTCTTCAAGGGCTCGTATTACGCCCTTATAAGGCTTTTCAAGTGCGCCCCATGGCACCCCGGAGGATACGACCCAGTACCGCCGGTGCCTGAAGATTCGGGGCTTAATCGTACGAGGACGGTGATTTAAGGTGGGTGCTATTTGGAAGTTGGGTGGAGACCTTATGATGAGGCTGATGGAGTTCGTTCACGGCTTCACCGGGTCTTGGGGATTTGCGATAATTGTCCTCACTCTGATCGTTCGGTTGCTTCTGCATCCTCTGACGAGAAAGCAGATGGACAGCATGCAGAAGATGCAGAAGTTGCAGCCCCGTATCAAGATGCTGCAGGAGAAGTACAAGGACGACAAGGAGGCCCTTAACAGGGAGATGATGGCGCTCTACAAGGAGAACAAGGTCAACCCGGCCGCGGGATGCCTTCCTCTGCTGGTGCAGCTGCCGGTCTTCATTCTGCTGTACCGGGTGCTTACAAACTACGATTTTTCCGGAGTCTCCTTCCTGTGGATACAGCTTGACGGCTCGGTACTTACCACCCTGGCCGAGGCGCTCAAGATGACGGTCGAGAAGGAGCAGCTAGGCATAATCGCCGTCATCTACGGGATAATGGCAAATCCCTACGCCCTGATCAACATCGGGGTCTATCTGCCGAACCTCCTTCTGCTTCTCGCAATAGGCTTCCTCACATGGTATCAGCAACAGCTCACCTCCAGCGGCAACCCGCAGATGTCCACGATGAACTGGTTCATGCCGCTCTTCCTGACATTCATCTGCCTCAGCCTGCCCGGCGGCGTGCTTCTTTACTGGGGAGTCTCGTCGCTTCTGGGAGTGTTGCAACAGCTGAGCACCGCGAGACGGACCAAGTTGGAGATGCAGCAGAAGCCCACCCTGCTCAGGGACAAACCGACCAAGAGCGGAGACTAGCCCGCGCAGCTTGGAGACCGAGAGAGGTTCGATAGGCACCGGAGTCCTCGTTGAGTCCGCAAGTCAGTGTCTTTTGGGAAATGGAAGGAGGATTATAGTGACCGAAAATATTCTTGTTCTGGACGTGGCCTCCGTCGAGGAGGCCAGAAGGAGCGCGGCCGAGACTTGGGAGCTCG of Synergistaceae bacterium contains these proteins:
- the radA gene encoding DNA repair protein RadA; its protein translation is MAKREAARYFCSVCGASSASWAGRCPSCGEWGTLEKGVAEASDGSRAAGSVVARRIRATDAVPRSRVSSGFDDLDRVLGGGFVPGGVYLLGGQPGIGKSTLLLQTCGKMTERGAPALYISGEESEAQIAMRAKRLEVLSDDLILVCTGGIAGALEALPGMSFMVVDSVQAMSVEGESGWPGSPAQVRAVAQMCISAAKDLGIPAVLVGHITKEGRIAGPMLLEHMVDAVLSFSGEDYSPYRMLRAVKNRYGSTEELGVFEMSESGLAPVQDVSGLYWNRSPETVPGVAMTVAVEGSLPLIAEIQSLAVATAFPYPKRTGRGVDVNKMQLFSAVLEKRCGVGCSLFDIYVNIAGGLQLREPAADLAICAALASSVRDEPLPADCVFLGEVGLAGEVRPVVRLGRRLQEAARLGFKKAVISSRERESGRKPPLETIRASTLKEALKAVIG
- a CDS encoding nodulation protein NfeD → MRKYFMLVVLLLLASGLGASPALSGERGAVFTAPLEGTVGVSMEVFAAGVLARAAEEGAGLLVFTMDTPGGLVSSMRAMTAAILDSPVPVVVWVSPEGARAASAGAFILQAAHIAAMAPGTNVGAAQPVMASGQDAPEEDMKKKITNDLAAHMRSLSQLRRRNPDLAERMVTNSVSLTAEEALAGGLTDLVAPSLESLLTAVNGRSVLMKGEERVVSFDPSLVVELSMSPRERVLQFISSPDIAYMLLSAGILMIVLEVLSPGGFVLGTAGAVMVLLGAFGLRMLPFNWAGVVLLVAGIGVLVLDLMVGGMGVLSLFGLASLVTGGLILFRAPGGELLNVSMSVIGGMSLAFGIFFIGALFLVVRSHGRRPVSGVEGMIGRRAVVVEELDPDGMVSCHGEMWRARGVGGAVFARGEEVVVSDMEGFTLLVRDSAREGTPEAYIESVKEV
- a CDS encoding slipin family protein; amino-acid sequence: MFDLLDLLFSLGTSFGFLLILVFLLTSAIKIVPEYQRLVVFRLGRLVGAKGPGMVLVIPVIDRIVRVDMRVVTLDVPVQEVITRDNVPIKVNAVVYFRVMDPSFSVVEVENHVLATSLLSQTTLRSVIGSVDLDEVLSSREKINSELQKIIDERTDSWGIKVSAVELKELELPESMKRAMAKQAEAERERRAKIINAEGELQAAEKLSEAATQMERSPITLQLRYLQTMREVSVADKATTTIFPLPLDLVRPFIDLFAGREKKD
- a CDS encoding leucine--tRNA ligase translates to MGYDFRSIELKWQKKWEGEGTFNADADPGREKFYCLEMFPYPSGALHMGHLRNYSIGDMLTRFLWKRGLNVLHPIGFDAFGMPAENAAIKSKTPAHKWTWDNIEYMTEQLKRMGCSYDWRRRIETCNPDYYRWTQWIFLQFLKKGLAYRRNAPVNWCESCGTVLANEQVINDGRCWRCDSLVEKRNLEQWFLKITDYALELLDDLDNLPGWPEKVKTMQRNWIGRSEGARLSFTERTTGTVIETFTTRFDTIFGVTFLALAPEHPFVERMCEVSPKADEIRAFVRSCAAQSAIERMAVGGEKEGLFTGFNAVNPATGEEVPILIANYILMDYGTGAIMGVPAHDQRDFEFARKYGIPVKVVIQPLDETLDGDSMEVAFEDDGLTCNSGEFDGMPTAEAIPAMIDWGVEHGYCEKEVNFRLRDWLISRQRYWGAPIPVVHCDYCGTVPVPEEDLPVLLPTEVKLTESGRSPLADDPDWLSVPCPKCGKPGRREADTMDTFICSSWYFFRYCSARDDTSVFNTDEANYWMPVDQYIGGIEHACLHLIYARFFTKFFADLGLSRAREPFTNLLTQGMVIKDGAKMSKSLGNVVDPNDIIKVHGADTARLFILFAAPPANDLDWSEHGVEGAHRFLNRVWRLVEENLPLLKAECAGIPMSALEDRNLRDMKRKIHSTIQTVTQDISGEKQFNTAVARLMELLNALLAFEREGEAERSLFREGVETLLACLNPFCPHITEELWEMTGHDEPLAMSPWPEADEDALEMDSVTVVVQINGKLRERTELPSGLSKEELQERVLALPSVVRRLEGKQILRTVAVPDRLVNIVVRN
- a CDS encoding 30S ribosomal protein S20; its protein translation is MPNTKSAIKRMRTNERNRLYNRFWKTRCKNAVKKVLKAVEGGDEALALTQLAVAQSVIDKAVVKGVMHRNTAARRKSMITKKVKGLSAVEQPE